From the genome of Segatella hominis, one region includes:
- a CDS encoding tetratricopeptide repeat protein — MNKVNMIVRKMVAVLFLSFAFSTYANAGFLLGAFGNLKAKKQLRLDSIDAEQDNVSKQLSCAVSYCKLRKYSTARYFLEKAIKENSDTAYCYLAEMDYFKLGVNTPDDGIHALWYIRVAASKGCQLSNWLQGVIAYDSEKYSEAIDFFRKVPDYCIYTRLTKYYLAKCYYYGRGVPIDVEMADTLLKESVCDGVFWWGPNYPRHDEEGKSFRLLFLLEMNQAPTFGLG; from the coding sequence ATAGTAAGGAAAATGGTTGCTGTTTTATTTTTGTCATTTGCTTTTTCTACGTATGCTAATGCTGGGTTTTTATTGGGAGCGTTTGGCAACTTGAAAGCAAAGAAACAGTTAAGATTAGATAGCATTGATGCAGAGCAAGATAATGTGTCTAAACAATTGTCTTGCGCTGTTTCTTATTGTAAGTTGAGAAAGTATTCAACTGCGAGATATTTTTTGGAAAAAGCGATTAAAGAAAACTCAGATACAGCGTATTGTTATTTAGCTGAAATGGATTATTTCAAATTGGGAGTTAATACTCCTGATGATGGCATTCATGCTCTTTGGTATATACGCGTTGCTGCTTCTAAAGGATGTCAATTGAGTAATTGGTTGCAAGGAGTTATTGCTTATGATTCTGAAAAGTATTCAGAGGCAATTGATTTCTTTAGAAAAGTGCCCGATTATTGTATTTATACTCGCCTTACAAAATATTATTTGGCTAAATGTTATTATTATGGTCGAGGAGTGCCTATAGATGTTGAAATGGCTGATACTTTGTTGAAAGAATCTGTTTGTGATGGTGTTTTTTGGTGGGGGCCTAACTATCCGCGGCATGATGAAGAGGGAAAGTCTTTTCGATTGTTATTCTTATTAGAAATGAATCAAGCACCAACTTTTGGCTTGGGATAA
- a CDS encoding SUMF1/EgtB/PvdO family nonheme iron enzyme: MKKRILHFIFGIILCLGTSAQELKVKSFSLSATDISAQTQPRKDLNDEPCALIKVQLVGDILDVEGNVIKPLVKKGNETWVYMTHGSQQMKVLTKDYLPIMVNFSNFGINQVEKNKTYVLILSKPGGGVEAVMQQCQSLIIKYSPSTATVLVDNKMVRGSKGVARTTLPVGQHSYIVACDGYESEEGTVKLKASAPSNLQITLTKETSGVGGVNSTAESQQTSVNQSSIHNQISSVSTSNAASSNNSGYSSSSSSTASGSNTISIPVKDGINIELVKVEAGTFMMGATSEMKDPYDNEKPVHQVTLTNDYYIGKYEVTQALWQAVMGNNPSHFKGDSLSVKTGSLWQALMDKCYVESLPVEMVSWNDCQEFISKLNSLTGRKFRLPTEAEWEYAARGGKKSRGYQYSGSSKVYDVAWYNTYKIHPVGTKQANELGICDMSGNVSEWCQDWYGSYDSSSQTNPTGASNGKQRVYRGGSRYDIARNCRLSCRFGSTQNNCYRSDILGLRLVLSE, translated from the coding sequence ATGAAGAAACGAATACTGCATTTTATATTTGGCATAATATTGTGCTTAGGAACTTCAGCCCAAGAACTGAAAGTGAAGTCTTTTTCTCTTTCAGCTACGGACATCAGTGCCCAGACGCAGCCACGCAAGGACTTGAACGATGAGCCTTGTGCCTTGATAAAGGTGCAGCTCGTGGGTGACATCCTTGATGTGGAAGGGAATGTCATCAAGCCATTGGTGAAGAAAGGGAACGAGACTTGGGTTTACATGACCCATGGCTCACAGCAGATGAAGGTGTTGACTAAGGATTATCTTCCTATCATGGTGAATTTCTCCAACTTCGGTATCAATCAAGTGGAGAAGAACAAGACGTATGTATTGATTTTGTCTAAGCCTGGCGGTGGTGTAGAGGCTGTTATGCAACAATGCCAATCGCTCATTATCAAATATTCCCCTTCTACCGCCACTGTTCTTGTAGATAACAAGATGGTGAGAGGGAGCAAAGGAGTGGCTAGGACGACTTTGCCAGTCGGTCAGCATTCCTATATTGTAGCTTGCGATGGTTATGAGTCGGAAGAGGGAACGGTGAAGTTGAAGGCTTCCGCCCCAAGTAATTTACAGATTACATTGACGAAAGAAACGTCAGGAGTCGGTGGTGTAAATTCTACAGCAGAAAGTCAGCAGACTTCGGTTAACCAATCCTCCATACATAATCAGATATCTTCAGTATCCACATCTAACGCTGCCTCGTCGAATAACTCGGGATATTCTTCAAGCTCATCTTCTACGGCTTCGGGTAGCAACACGATTTCAATCCCAGTGAAAGATGGTATCAATATTGAGCTGGTGAAGGTGGAGGCTGGCACTTTCATGATGGGAGCGACTTCGGAGATGAAAGACCCTTATGATAATGAGAAACCTGTACATCAAGTGACTTTGACAAATGACTATTATATAGGTAAGTATGAAGTGACCCAGGCTTTATGGCAAGCCGTGATGGGTAATAATCCATCACATTTTAAGGGTGATAGTCTTTCTGTGAAAACTGGTAGTTTGTGGCAAGCGTTGATGGATAAATGCTATGTTGAGAGCCTTCCTGTAGAAATGGTAAGTTGGAACGATTGCCAAGAGTTTATTTCTAAGTTAAATAGTTTGACAGGAAGAAAATTTCGCTTGCCAACAGAGGCAGAATGGGAATATGCCGCTCGTGGTGGCAAGAAGAGTAGGGGCTATCAGTACAGTGGCAGTTCCAAAGTCTATGATGTCGCTTGGTATAATACCTACAAGATTCATCCTGTAGGCACGAAACAAGCCAATGAATTAGGAATTTGTGACATGAGTGGTAACGTTTCAGAATGGTGTCAGGATTGGTATGGTTCTTATGATAGTTCTTCTCAGACTAATCCAACCGGTGCTAGCAATGGGAAGCAGCGAGTCTATCGTGGTGGTAGCCGGTACGACATTGCGAGAAATTGTCGCTTGTCGTGCCGTTTCGGCAGTACTCAAAACAACTGCTACCGCAGTGACATCCTCGGGCTCCGTTTAGTGCTCTCCGAGTAA
- a CDS encoding formylglycine-generating enzyme family protein — MKSFTLSATDISAQTQPRKDLNDEPCALVKVQFVGDILNVKGNVILPLLKEDYETWVYLTHGSRQMQVTAKNNLPLMIKFADYGVESVEKNRTYVLVLSQMGGYSAEATSSASTMNAPSKTSSADVITIPIKDGVNIEMVKVEAGTFMMGATSEDKNASADEKTIHQVTLTHDYYMGKYEVTQAQWQVVMGSNPSYFKGNNLPVEQVSWDDSQEFIAKLNSMTGKKFRLPSEAEWEYAARGGMKSRGYRYSGSSKISDVAWYGGNSGSTTHPVGTKQPNELGLYDMSGNVCEWCQDWYGDYSSSSQINPTGVVSGEFRVYRGTCWVDDEESCCLPCRLPDTQDSGHYDLGLRLVLSE; from the coding sequence GTGAAATCATTCACTCTTTCCGCAACTGACATCAGTGCCCAGACTCAGCCGCGCAAGGACTTGAACGACGAGCCTTGCGCCTTGGTCAAGGTGCAGTTTGTTGGTGACATCTTGAATGTAAAGGGAAATGTGATATTGCCTTTGCTGAAAGAAGATTATGAGACATGGGTGTATCTGACTCATGGCTCTCGTCAGATGCAAGTGACAGCCAAGAATAATCTTCCATTGATGATAAAGTTTGCTGATTATGGCGTGGAGAGTGTTGAGAAAAATAGAACTTATGTGTTGGTGCTGAGTCAAATGGGAGGGTATTCTGCGGAAGCTACATCATCGGCTTCAACAATGAATGCCCCTTCAAAAACTTCTTCTGCCGATGTTATCACAATACCAATTAAGGATGGTGTCAATATCGAGATGGTGAAGGTGGAGGCTGGAACCTTCATGATGGGTGCGACATCTGAAGATAAAAATGCGTCGGCAGATGAGAAAACTATTCATCAGGTGACTTTGACCCATGACTATTACATGGGCAAATATGAGGTTACTCAGGCACAATGGCAAGTTGTAATGGGAAGTAATCCTTCATATTTCAAAGGTAATAATCTTCCTGTAGAACAAGTGAGTTGGGATGATAGTCAAGAGTTTATCGCAAAATTAAATAGTATGACTGGCAAGAAGTTTCGTTTACCGTCTGAAGCAGAATGGGAATATGCTGCTCGTGGTGGTATGAAGAGCAGAGGCTATCGTTATAGTGGTAGCAGTAAAATCTCGGATGTGGCGTGGTATGGTGGAAATAGTGGTAGTACAACACATCCTGTTGGAACCAAACAACCAAACGAGTTAGGACTTTATGATATGAGCGGAAATGTTTGCGAGTGGTGCCAAGATTGGTATGGAGATTATTCAAGTTCGTCCCAGATCAATCCTACAGGTGTTGTTAGTGGAGAGTTTCGAGTATATCGTGGTACTTGTTGGGTTGATGATGAAGAAAGTTGTTGCTTACCATGTCGCCTCCCAGATACCCAAGACTCAGGTCATTATGATCTCGGACTCCGCTTGGTTCTCTCCGAGTAA